TATTCACGATTTTAAAAATTATTGGTTTAAATATTATACTTTTATATACTTTTCACTTAAAAATGAATCAATACTATTAAAAGAGAAATAATCTTAAAAAATCTAATATAAAAAAGTTGTTGAAGTCATGTATAACTATTTTTTTTTGGTATAATATTTTAAATATTTTTAACAGATCCTAATATTATTCCTTATGATACCTTTACTCAGAAAAATATTTCATCAACCATGTTTTTGTACACCAACGTTAAAAATATATATCAAAAGGTTGTTGGACCTGATATGGACATAATGGGTCCACATATGTTCGGGTATTTAGGATCCTAAAAAAAATTAAAATATCTAAAAAACCTAAAAATTATTCGGAACTCCAAAGAAATACCAAAAAAATTCTAATACCTAAAAATTCAAAATCTTATTCAAAATCTGACACAATTAACTGAAAAATACCCAATTTTTTTTTTAATTTGAAAATTTACCTGAAATCAAAAACTATAATCGTAAACCAAAAACTTAAAAAAAATATCCATATTACCGGAAACATATTTGAAATATCCAAATATACCTAATAAACACAACATATTTATGATCGGGTCTAGGGTAGGATCCGGACTCAAACAAAGACATGTGGGTCCAAAAAAAACCCAATAGGTTATCTTCTCTGGACCTGAACTAAACCTATATTTTTTGTGTCGGTTCGGTTTGTTTTTTTGATCTGGATATAATTCTCATGCCTAAAATAAACTTACGTAAAAGTGTACATATAAAATCTCAAATAAACTAATTCGTAGATTATATAACTGTTAAAAATTATATTTTTCGATATAATAAGACTTTTGTATTATAGTATAATCCAAAAAACCTGCGCTTTCCAAGCGCGGATCAAAATCTAGTAACATATTAAAATACCTATATTGATGTTTAACATTTGTTTCTTTTATAAGTTATGACCTTTTTCTTAAAATTTTCCCCGATTGCAATCTAGATATGATACATTTAAAATTTTGATTGTTCTATATTTCACTACAAAGTTAGGTTGTAACACGTTTAGAGGTATGAATCTTGACACTAAAACAAAAAGAAACATAATTTGACACCCCTATCAACTTTATTTCAGAATTTAGGAATGCCATGATATATTAGTTGAGAATTAAGATAAATGAATAATGTTTATAATTTGTCTAGATGAGATTAAAGACCAAAAGAAGGGCAAGTTGATCTGTGGAAGGTAGATAAGAGTGTCGAGTTGGTTAGCTTGACATTATATATCGACGTCAAATCACCAGTACAGATAAAACGTGAGATGAATGGAATTAATAAGAGATAATCCAATTCAAGGAAGATAAGAAAGAATAGAGAGAGAAAGAGAGGCCAGAATTTGAGGAAATGAGAAAAAGCGACGAAAACCCTAAAGACTTATGGAGAAGGAGAAGTGCACCTCTTGTTAGTGATGTCTTGACTTTAACTCCATCTATTTTCAACACGTGAAAGACATGCATCTGACTCTTTCTCTTTCATTTTTCTTATTCATTTGTTTTTATCTGAACAAGCAAACCAAACTCCAATAATCACGACAATTTTGGAGTTGTAAAAGTAAGTTGTAAATCAGTATATTTCTTAACTAGTTAAGACTAAGTTGTAAGAAAAAACGAACACAACTATTAAAACAAAGTTACTTTATATTCATACTTTTGCAAATATCGAAGTAATAAAAACGACTAAGATTGTAATATGTAACTAGATTTCGACCCGCACAACCGTGCAGATGTTTATTTTCATTTTCATTTTATATACATAAAATTTTTTTTACATCATTTATGGTATATATATTTATTTAACAAATTAATATATGCATTAAAAACATATTAAATATTATTTTTGTATTAAATTTATATTCAGTTTTGACCCACCGACCTTCAAAACTAAGTTTTCTATTAGCAATATTTTTACATTTATTTATTTCAGATAATATATTATTATATATACAAAAGTCTAAGATATGTCGATTTTTATACATGTATTATATAGTTTTTGAATGTTAAGTCGTTATATCATCGTATTATATTTTTAGCATAAATATTTTATATTTATAAAAAACTGTTTTAACAAATTTATCAATTTAATATAATGTTATCATATTTAGTTAAATATAATAATCACATTTAATATGAACTATTATTATTATAAAATGATAAAAAGGTAATTTTTTATAAATGATAACTAAATATATATATATATATATTAATGCATAATAATAGTTCATTGCTAATTACGAAATTAGTTGAAATATTTACATAAAATTTTAGAAAATTAAGATAATGTTATAATATTTTCAAAAGATTTGTTAAAAAAATTATATATATATATATATGTATATATGTATATATTTATTTATATTTATATTTAAAATAAAAAGATATCATGCATAAATGATTTGTATTATTAACTTTGATGAAATACATGTTAATTTATATACGTGTATTATATAGTTTTCTAATATTAACACGTGTTACCTACATATTACATTTCGAATATAAATACTTACAAAAAATAAAATATATAAATTTAACAATTTAATATAATTTAATCATATTTAGCACAATATAATAATTAATAATTTCTTTTAAAATGATTGATTATGATTATAGAATTGATAAAATGATAGAATTTATATTTTTAATATTCTAAAATATATAAATGTATAATATTATTTCATAACTAATTTCGAAATTAATGAAAATATTTACATATAATTTTTGAAAATTAAGATCTTGTTAAAATCTTTTAAACAGACTTGTTAGAACTTTTAAAATATATATTTATATTTAAAATGAAAAGATATCAAAAGATATCAAAAGATATTGTGATTAACGTAGTTCAAAGATTCTATATATTATTAGCCTTAATAAAATATATTTAATAAAAAAATTAAAGGATGGTCCAAATTATAAAGCAATACATGAAAGAATTCATTACTTCTATTTTAATAGATAATATAGACTATAATTAGAAATTTTAAGAAAATAGTACTATACAATTTTTTTTTATTTTATAATAAAATCTTAACTAACATTAATTTATAATAATATTAGAGTACTAATCATGAAATTAATCAATGATTCATTTTATAATAATATTTAAAATATCTAATAAGATTTTGTAGATTTTTTTTTCAACATATTTTTATAATTAAAAAATAAGACAGTTTTATAGGTGAGTTGTTATATATGTCAATTACTTAAGATGTGATATCTTAATGATGTCATTATGTTAATTAGAATTAAATGAAATATAATTATCTAGGGAAGGTCCATTTAAAAAAAATCACACATGAAGAGAAGTTGTGACTTCTGTTTTAATAGAATAGATAGTATGGTGCTACATGCAGGTCTTTTCTAGTGAAAATGTGTAAATTGACCTACATGCTAAGACATTATAATTACCGAGTGAATGCTTGAAAGGAAAATGGTAATTTACTAATGGTTTAGATTAATAAATATAATGCTCATAAGCAGAAGAAATGGTTTTAGAAGATACAATAATATTACAGTAGAAAACGAACAATGTCTGAGTATTAAACCGAAAAAACAATGCCTGAGTAATCCATGGTGAACATTATAAGGAAATACATGTTTGGACGGTCACTAAAGTAGCATATTGTTCTATTTGCTGTGAAATTTTTAAATTGAAGTACATGCAATACATTACAAATACGAAAAGAATACTGCAAAAAGTAGTAGTGATCATGTTTAACAAAAAGGACAATTCATAAGAAAAAAAATATTAAGAAATTAATTCCAAAAGCATGTTTGAAAACGAAATAGATCTTAAATTAAAAAAAAAGGAAACGTACAATGTCAGAAGAACCCAAGGTGACCGTATATATAACACAAAAAATCCGGGATCCAATACGATTTGAAGATATTTTATAAGATAAAAACGTATGACTGGACCTTGCGTATTTCTCGGTGAATGTTAAAATATCTCTTTTACGATGCCATTAACATGTGTTTTTATCATTAAAATAGTAGTTAAGTGGAGGTTGGGAGTAACGCAAAAATAAAAATAAATAAAGAAAAAGAAGGCATAAACCTCGTGCGTTATATCTGACCGATACACATTATTAATTCTTTCAAAAGTTCATGAAATATATCCTTTTATCATTACTTCTTCTCGCGTCTCTTCTCTCTCTCTCGGTCTCTCTATTTCTTGATCTCTCTGCTTCATCGGGAAAACAGACAAAACATGTCTAAAGTTACCACAGAGCTCGACTTCTTCGGTCTTGACAAGAATCAGACCAATAACGCTCCAAAGCCCAAGTTCAAGAAAACTCTCGACCGTCGTCGCAGTTTCCGAGGTTCGTTTTTACCTTTTTTATCTTTCTCATATTCTTCTTCTTGTTTTAATTTATCTTGTCCTGAACCATTTGGTTTGAACTTTCATTACAGAAATGCAAGGTGCGATATCTAAGATAGATCCGGAGATTATCAAATCACTGTTGGCTTCTGGTGCTAACCGTTCCGAGTCATCCACCAGATCGCTTTCTGTTCCATCTACTCCTAAGGAGGATCATCCTCAAATACCGTCTTCTCCTGTCCACGTGCCTCTTTCCAGGTTTTTATTTTTTTATAAAAATATTTTGTCATTTTAGCGCACCAAAGAATAAAACATAATAATAATATTTGTTATTCTTTGTTTTCAACAAAATATTTCCTCAGGCCTAGTATGGAACTTGTCTCTGGAACTGTTCCTATGACCATTTTCTACAATGGAACCGTCTCCGTTTTCCAAGTGTCTCCTAACAAGGCTGAGGATATTTTGAAGGTTGCCATGGAGACAACACCAGAGAAAAACAAATCGATGGAGAAAGATCTTTCGGTAATCCCTCCGACCACCCTAAGGTCAAAGCTCTTTGGCAAGAATCTAGAAGGAGGTTAGTAATAAATTAATAGTGAGTCACCTGGTACTTGATTATTCAAAAATATGCTTTGTTATTGTATGTAATTTAAAAAGGGTTGTTGTTAGCAACATGAGCATCGGACCAACCCACTAATTGTTATTTATTTAGCTTTGAACTTTGAGATATCTTCATATATTATTTAAGATATCTTTTTAACGTCTGATGTGAAACTTTGTCTCTGGATGATTATTTGAATATCAATCTTAGAATATTAGTGAAGAAGCTATGGGCCAACTTTGAGCTAAATATCAACCATATTATTTTATATGAGTTTTCAATATATTATTCAAAATCCTTTCCAACTTATGATTTTGGATTTTGTCTATAACAAAATCTGTTAACTTGTTATGAATTAGGAGTTGAAAGTGTAACCAATTGTTTCTGATCAGGAAGTGTTTTTTGTGTGTGTGTGTGCAGATCTTCCCATCGCAAGGAGAAAGTCACTACAAAGGTTTCTTGAGAAGCGCAAGGAGAGGTAATTGCTCTCCTACCTTCCAAGGATTAACCCCAAAGCAATTAAACTAAAAGGTTTCTTATTCTTTCTCTGTGTCGACTTTTACCCATTTTTATAAATATTCATTCAAAACCCATGATAAATTATTTGGAGTGGTGCCTCTTTTACTCAATACAACTTTTAGATATGCATGTGGTTGTTCAGCGAAGCACATGCTTCTACGTAGACATTGTCGAGCTATACGTATATTTTAAAAAGCTTAGGTTATTGTAGAATTTCAAAAACGTGACTTTAGGTCTCTCTTTTTGTTTACTTCCGACAAGTGATATCTTTCAAAATGATTTATACAAATCAATGATGAGAAAATGAGAAGAAACACCGAAAGTAACTTAACATTTGTTTGTATTGTTTGTACCATGCCGCCAAG
This genomic interval from Brassica oleracea var. oleracea cultivar TO1000 chromosome C2, BOL, whole genome shotgun sequence contains the following:
- the LOC106325510 gene encoding protein TIFY 9-like isoform X3; the encoded protein is MSKVTTELDFFGLDKNQTNNAPKPKFKKTLDRRRSFREMQGAISKIDPEIIKSLLASGANRSESSTRSLSVPSTPKEDHPQIPSSPVHVPLSRPSMELVSGTVPMTIFYNGTVSVFQVSPNKAEDILKVAMETTPEKNKSMEKDLSIFPSQGESHYKGFLRSARRGNCSPTFQGLTPKQLN
- the LOC106325510 gene encoding protein TIFY 9-like isoform X4 gives rise to the protein MSKVTTELDFFGLDKNQTNNAPKPKFKKTLDRRRSFREMQGAISKIDPEIIKSLLASGANRSESSTRSLSVPSTPKEDHPQIPSSPVHVPLSRPSMELVSGTVPMTIFYNGTVSVFQVSPNKAEDILKVAMETTPEKNKSMEKDLSIFPSQGESHYKGFLRSARRD
- the LOC106325510 gene encoding protein TIFY 9-like isoform X1; translated protein: MSKVTTELDFFGLDKNQTNNAPKPKFKKTLDRRRSFREMQGAISKIDPEIIKSLLASGANRSESSTRSLSVPSTPKEDHPQIPSSPVHVPLSRPSMELVSGTVPMTIFYNGTVSVFQVSPNKAEDILKVAMETTPEKNKSMEKDLSVIPPTTLRSKLFGKNLEGDLPIARRKSLQRFLEKRKERLVSTCPYFPTSA
- the LOC106325510 gene encoding protein TIFY 9-like isoform X2, with the protein product MSKVTTELDFFGLDKNQTNNAPKPKFKKTLDRRRSFREMQGAISKIDPEIIKSLLASGANRSESSTRSLSVPSTPKEDHPQIPSSPVHVPLSRPSMELVSGTVPMTIFYNGTVSVFQVSPNKAEDILKVAMETTPEKNKSMEKDLSVIPPTTLRSKLFGKNLEGDLPIARRKSLQRFLEKRKER